One part of the Megachile rotundata isolate GNS110a chromosome 16, iyMegRotu1, whole genome shotgun sequence genome encodes these proteins:
- the LOC100880520 gene encoding uncharacterized protein LOC100880520, with the protein MLHSRATAALERLKEMDRKYKIKLKEGKLNRNNVSTESSLESTPKSNSSRVEYIQTSKKEIASKVSPKFKKTASPGEKFSDDEVHSKKSSKTSPREKVQLSSEIEANKESASRTEESVKTVSNPEDTLKSSSEIRDVVSGSEDPQGQDEESVATIFSRQTAETISEAIKPRNGNNVMEKVTTEDNLEAFNPGNDETTIDEVIEKSETISELPSALDKDNIEGEDSSSASFADEQKLQYENTFEEATNSTTSSSSVRSQKSSEEALPQDTLISGVKQIKITSHKQEIVEEKVVDEEKDKEIVELIAPKIIKSNSVCDVDLDEELSNYVKTTENVDEVTPINLLRLSKQTTPTKKHVRKNKKHRKLSNENVKEKTDSFSDDQRLTESKVHDGLPLKENSSSTTMKSASSARKVQKESPKAEMASLSSEQAQVESVEVEKEAAKSETEKLMREPENISSEKLLRETPKKSDVTSTLRELNKDAINAIVRKHRIHATRKISDKSRRCKNCQAVVKLPSVEYEESENIEDESLTSQENIRTHSSHHQKMKIKRGKSKRISKASKSRRVNQEKIEEQSRFCRQTRHLQKQAAILRMQQEREDIRNYLLELQFTQLEFGPGETSSKIAAFKPLEFPKILGYKRPDIESSNLLATDAIAMLQEKVSTIRQWLKDQYLLYRDYSKLAQTVNAKYVPASLEDAKKTIRQLQRATI; encoded by the exons ATGTTACACTCAAGGGCAACAGCCGCGTTGGAACGTCTCAAAGAGATGGACAGGAAGTATAAAATCAAGCTTAAAGAGGGTAAATTGAATCGAAATAACGTGAGTACTGAAAGTTCACTGGAAAGCACGCCCAAAAGCAACAGCAGCAGAGTCGAATATATTcaaacttcgaaaaaggagatcGCATCGAAG GTGTCACCTAAATTCAAGAAGACAGCAAGTCCAGGTGAAAAGTTTTCTGACGATGAAGTGCATTCCAAGAAGTCATCCAAAACGTCTCCCAGAGAAAAGGTACAACTGTCATCTGAAATTGAAGCGAATAAAGAAAGTGCTTCAAGGACCGAAGAGTCTGTCAAGACAGTTTCAAACCCGGAGGATACTTTGAAGTCCAGTTCCGAGATCCGGGATGTCGTATCAGGATCTGAAGACCCTCAAGGGCAAGATGAAGAGTCTGTAGCTACTATCTTCTCCAGACAGACTGCTGAAACAATTTCAGAGGCGATTAAACCGAGAAATGGAAATAATGTAATGGAAAAAGTAACGACCGAAGACAACCTTGAGGCGTTTAATCCTGGCAACGACGAAACGACTATCGACGAGGTCATCGAAAAGAGCGAAACCATTTCAGAACTGCCCAGTGCGTTGGACAAGGACAATATCGAAGGTGAAGATTCGTCAAGTGCTTCTTTCGCGGACGAGCAGAAGCTGCAGTACGAGAACACCTTCGAAGAGGCTACTAATTCTACTACTTCGTCTAGCTCTGTACGGTCGCAGAAGAGCTCGGAAGAGGCGTTGCCACAGGATACGCTGATATCTGGAGTGAAGCAGATCAAGATTACGTCGCATAAGCAGGAGATCGTCGAGGAGAAGGTGGTCGATGAAGAGAA AGATAAAGAAATCGTTGAACTGATCGCGCCGAAGATAATAAAGAGCAACAGCGTGTGCGACGTCGACCTCGACGAGGAACTATCGAATTACGTGAAGACGACGGAGAACGTGGACGAGGTGACGCCGATCAATCTCCTCAGGTTGTCCAAGCAAACAACGCCGACGAAAAAGCACGTTCGAAAAAACAAGAAGCACAGGAAATTGTCGAACGAAAACGTTAAGGAAAAAACCGACTCCTTCTCAGATGATCAGAGATTAACGGAATCCAAGGTCCACGATGGCCTACCGTTAAAGGAAAACAGCTCCTCAACGACGAT GAAAAGTGCCTCAAGCGCAAGGAAGGTTCAGAAGGAATCCCCGAAAGCAGAGATGGCGTCTTTGTCTAGCGAACAAGCTCAAGTCGAATCCGTTGAAGTAGAAAAAGAGGCAGCCAAGAGTGAAACAGAGAAATTGATGAGGGAACCGGAAAACATCTCCAGCGAGAAGCTTCTGAGAGAGACGCCAAAAAAATCGGACGTCACGAGTACACTGAGAGAACTGAACAAGGACGCGATTAATGCTATTGTCAGAAAACACAGAATCCACGCGACGAGGAAAATCTCGGATAAATCTCGACGTTGTAAGAACTGCCAAGCTGTCGTGAAGCTGCCTTCCGTGGAGTACGAGGAATCCGAGAACATTGAGGATGAGAGTTTAAcgtctcaagaaaatattagaacg CACTCCAGCCACCACCAGAAGATGAAAATTAAAAGAGGAAAGTCGAAAAGAATATCGAAAGCTTCCAAATCACGAAGGGTAAATCAAGAAAAAATTGAGGAGCAATCTCGATTCTGCAGACAGACGCGTCATCTACAGAAGCAAGCAGCTATCCTCAGGATGCAACAGGAACGCGAGGATATCCGTAATTACTTGCTGGAGCTCCAGTTCACGCAACTGGAATTTGGTCCCGGAGAAACCTCGTCTAAGATCGCTGCATTTAAACCCctcgaattcccaaaaattTTGGGGTACAAGAGACCTG ATATTGAAAGCTCAAACTTGTTAGCTACCGATGCGATAGCGATGCTACAAGAGAAAGTATCGACGATAAGGCAGTGGCTGAAGGATCAATATCTTCTTTACAGAGACTACAGCAAGCTGGCACAAACGGTGAACGCAAAATATGTTCCTGCCAGCTTGGAAGATGCAAAAAAG
- the Calr gene encoding calreticulin, with the protein MRSFCAFVLLLAATIATAEIYFEEKFLDDSWEKNWVYSEHPGKEFGKFVLSHGKFWNDPENDKGIQTSQDARFYALSRKFKPFSNKDKPLVIQFSVKHEQNIDCGGGYVKVFDCSLDQTDMHGESPYEIMFGPDICGPGTKKVHVIFSYKGKNLLINKDIRCKDDIYTHLYTLIVKPDNTYKVLIDNEEVESGELEADWDFLPPKKIKDPSQSKPDDWDDKPTIPDPDDTKPEDWDKPEHIPDPEASKPEDWDDEMDGEWEAPMIDNPEYKGEWKPKQIDNPNYKGPWIHPEIDNPEYTPDPELYKRDEICAIGFDLWQVKSGTIFDNVLITDDPEVARKFGEDVWKPTFEGEKKMKEAQNEEERKQREKESKENEDNKDDEEEEEGDEEDNTVQDADGHDEL; encoded by the exons ATGCGGTCCTTCTGCGCGTTCGTGCTTCTGCTGGCGGCTACAATCGCCACCGCAGAAATCTACTTCGAGGAGAAGTTCCTCGATG ATTCCTGGGAGAAGAACTGGGTGTACTCTGAACATCCTGGAAAAGAGTTTGGAAAGTTTGTTTTGAGTCATGGAAAATTCTGGAATGATCCTGAAAATGACAAAG GTATCCAGACTTCCCAAGATGCTAGATTTTATGCATTAAGCAGGAAGTTCAAGCCCTTCAGTAATAAAGATAAACCGCTTGTTATCCAATTCAGTGTTAAACATGAACAGAACATTGACTGTGGTGGTGGATATGTCAAGGTATTTGACTGTTCACTGGATCAGACAGATATGCATGGAGAAAGTCCCTATGAAATTATGTTTG GACCTGATATTTGTGGGCCTGGAACCAAGAAAGTTCATGTGATCTTTAGCTACAAGGGCAAAAATCTTTTAATCAACAAAGATATTCGATGCAAAGACGACATTTATACTCACTTGTATACTTTAATTGTTAAACCTGATAACACGTACAAG GTTCTTATCGACAACGAAGAGGTAGAATCCGGTGAATTGGAGGCAGACTGGGATTTCCTGCCACCGAAGAAAATTAAGGATCCATCTCAAAGCAAACCCGATGACTGGGATGATAAACCCACGATTCCCGATCCAGACGACACAAAACCAGAGGATTGGGATAAACCTGAACACATCCCTGATCCTGAAGCTAGTAAACCTGAAGATTGGGATGACGAGATGGACGGAGAATGGGAGGCTCCGATGATCGATAATCCTGAATACAAA GGTGAATGGAAACCGAAACAAATCGATAATCCTAACTACAAAGGACCCTGGATTCATCCAGAAATTGATAATCCTGAATACACACCTGACCCAGAATTGTACAAAAGGGATGAAATTTGTGCCATTGGTTTCGATCTCTGGCAAGTGAAGTCTGGAACTATTTTCGACAATGTACTCATCACGGACGACCCTGAGGTCGCCCGCAAGTTTGGCGAAGATGTTTGGAAACCCACTTTT GAAGGTgagaagaaaatgaaagaagctcaaaacgaagaagaaagaaaacaaaGAGAAAAGGAGAGTAAAGAGAACGAGGATAATAAAGATGACGAGGAAGAGGAGGAGGGGGATGAAGAGGACAATACTGTCCAAGACGCCGAT GGGCATGATGAATTGTAA
- the COX7C gene encoding cytochrome c oxidase subunit 7C: protein MLGTRTILQRCARTFKTSAARREDHGPEGFPGANLPFSIQNRYKLTALFVLFFGSGFALPFLILRHQLTK, encoded by the exons ATGTTAGGTACAAGAACAATTTTGCAACGATGCGCTAGGACATTCAAAACGTCCGCAGCAAGAAGGGAAGATCATGGTCCTGAAGGTTTTCCCGGTGCC AATCTCCCTTTCAGCATTCAAAACAGATACAAGCTCACTGCATTGTTCGTTCTCTTCTTTGGCAGTGGATTCGCGTTACCTTTCCTCATTCTTCGTCATCAATTAACAAAGTAA
- the LOC100878625 gene encoding ethanolaminephosphotransferase 1 encodes MYQKLKLEVEYLTEQHLTGFENYKYNSVDTSPLSVYVMHPFWNKVVQYCPKWVAPNVLTFSGFLFTVLNFTLFASYDYYFYASSNDKPQYPPIPRWIFALGAFNVFMAYTLDGIDGKQARRTQTSGPLGELFDHGLDSWTTMLITVCMFSVFGRTDHSVSPLRMYFILWNVFINFYLTHWEKYNTGVLFLPWGYDLSMVGTIVVFIITSIGGHRAWKFILPGGIPVGVMFELLLYVTAIVSSLPVVLWNIYKSYRDKTGKMRTFLDAIRPLIPLAVFFAISTIWVVHSPTNIIEKDPRVVFFIIGTIFSNICCRLIVSQMSNTRCELLSWILLPVAIAAAFSFILPNTDLEATYIVAIVALLAHIHYGTCVVRQMCRHFRIHTFRIKDRTD; translated from the exons ATGTATCAAAAACTAAAACTGGAGGTCGAGTATCTCACGGAGCAGCATCTTACCGGCTTCGAAAATTATAAA TATAATTCTGTGGATACAAGTCCTCTGAGCGTGTATGTTATGCACCCTTTTTGGAACAAAGTTGTTCAG TACTGTCCAAAATGGGTTGCTCCAAATGTACTAACTTTTTCTGGATTTCTTTTCACTGTTTTAAATTTTACTCTATTTGCGAgttatgattattatttttatgcatCAAGCAATGATAAACCTCAATATCCTCCTATCCCAAGGTGGATTTTTGCCTTAGGTGCATTTAATGTGTTTATGGCATATACACTTG ACGGTATAGATGGAAAACAAGCACGGCGTACACAGACTTCTGGTCCCTTAGGAGAATTATTCGATCATGGGTTAGATAGTTGGACTACTATGCTCATCACTGTTTGTATGTTTTCTGTGTTTGGCAGGACAGATCACAGTGTGTCTCCATTGAGAATGTATTTTATTCTGTGGAATGTGTTTATTAATTTCTATCTAACTCATTGGGAAAAGTATAATACAGGAGTATTATTTCTTCCCTGGGGATATGATCTATCTATGGTA GGTACTATTGTCGTCTTTATTATAACAAGTATAGGAGGACatagagcttggaaatttatacTACCAGGTGGTATACCAGTTGGAGTGATGTTCGAATTGTTGCTTTATGTTACTGCAATTGTATCTAGTTTACCTGTAGTTCTCTGGAATATATACAA gTCATACAGGGACAAGACTGGTAAAATGCGAACATTCCTAGACGCTATAAGACCTTTAATACCTTTGGCAGTATTCTTTGCAATTTCAACAATTTGGGTTGTTCATTCCCCGACTAATATTATAGAGAAAGATCCCCGAGTCGTTTTCTTCATTATAGGAaccattttttcaaatatatgt tGCCGTTTGATTGTTTCACAAATGAGCAACACTAGATGCGAGCTGCTGTCATGGATATTGTTACCTGTAGCGATCGCAGCAGCTTTCTCATTTATCTTGCCTAACACTGATCTGGAAGCCACGTACATTGTTGCCATTGTAGCTTTATTAGCACATATACATTATGGAACTTGCGTG GTACGTCAGATGTGTCGTCACTTCCGTATCCATACATTCCGTATCAAAGATCGTACTGATTGA
- the LOC100880634 gene encoding coiled-coil-helix-coiled-coil-helix domain-containing protein 7 — translation MTDEMKKHVDKTKLKRDQEYYNACWKEHNLSLKCLDKNKYDYDKCMLYFNNYKSCKKFWANVYSERRTKGITPFMPSPEEREKIKAEYLASRKR, via the exons ATGACCGATGAGATGAAGAAACATGTCGATAAGACAAAACTTAAACGTGATCAAGAATATTACAATGCTTGCTGGAAG GAACATAATTTAAGTCTAAAGTGTCTAGATAAGAACAAGTACGACTACGACAAATGCATGTTGTATTTCAATAATTACAAAAGTTGCAAAAAGTTTTGG GCAAATGTATATTCTGAACGAAGAACAAAGGGTATTACACCATTTATGCCTTCACCTGAAGAGAGGGAAAAAATAAAAGCAGAATATCTTGCATCTCGTAAaagataa